The Porphyrobacter sp. HT-58-2 genome segment GGCGGATCTCACGAGCCTGTCATTATCCGCACAAGCAACTTTCGTCAGCTGGTCGATCTTGTCGATGCCCTGCCGGATCGCACCAGCTTGGAGGCTGTTACCGAGCAATTGAGCCTTCCGGCTCGTACGCCATTTCGCCTGGTCGCCGCGCTGCGCAGGCCGCTGCCGACACCAGCTAGGATCACGCCTTCGGCCTCCGCCATCGTGTCGCTCACCTACCTGTCGCTCGAAGCCCCAGCGCCGCTTGCCCCTCAGGTTGGCCACTATCTGCCCTATCGCCCGAGCAGGATCGTGATCGATGGCGCGGCCGAGCATCCAACGCCGCTCGTCGAGTCCGTCGCTATGGGGTCGATCGTCGCACCGATGCCCGAAGCTGTGCCGCAGCTGCCCGACGGGTTGGTTGCCAAGGGGCTGCTTTCTGCCGCCCAGGCAGAGACTCTGATTTACGCGGCAAGCGCCCATGCGCGCGATCTTCCCGGTAGGTTTGAGCCCGAGGGCAGGGGCTGTTTGCTCAAGGCATCTGCGGAAGGCCAAATGTACCGCCAGGGCTATTTCCTCGGGGACGGGACAGGTGCCGGGAAGGGTCGACAGGTTGCGAGCGTCATCCTCGATCGCTGGGTGCGCGGAGAACGGCGCCATATCTGGATCTCGAAGAATGAGGCGCTGCTGGAAGATGCCCGGCGCGACTGGGCAGCGCTTGGGGGCCTGCCGATCGACATCCAGCCTCTGGCTTCCTGGAAGCTCGGCACCCCCATCGCCATGCACGAGGGCATCCTCTTCGTGACCTACCCGACCCTGCGCTCGGGCCGAAATGATGCGACCCGCCTCGACCAGATCCTGGCCTGGGCGGGCGACGACTTCGAGGGTGTCATCGTGTTCGACGAGGCACACGCCATGGCCAATGCCGCGGGCGGCGAAGGATCGCGCGGCAAGGTCAAGGGGTCGGAGCAGGGCATCGCGGGCGTGCGCCTGCAGAACCTTCTGCCGCGGGCACGGGTGCTCTATGCCTCGGCAACCGGGGCGTCCGACGTCAACAACCTGGCCTATGCGACGCGTCTTGGCCTATGGGGGCCGGAAACCGCCTTCGCCAATCGTGAGGCCTTCGTCGCCGACATTCGTGACGGCGGGATCGCAGCGATGGAGCTGGTCGCCCGGGATCTAAAGTCGCTGGGTCTCTACACCGCGCGCGCATTGTCCTTCGCCGGCGTCGAATACGACATCCTCGAGCATTGCCTGAGCGAGGACCAGATTGCGGTTTATGATGCCTATGCCGAGGCTTGGGCAATCATCCACGCCAACCTGCGCGACGCGCTGGAGGCCACACGGATCGTCGATAGCGAAACCGGTGGGACGCTCAACTCAGGTGCCAAGTCTGCAGCGCTGTCGATCTTCGAGGGAACCAAGCAGCGTTTCTTCGCGCAGCTGCTTTTGTCGATGAAGCTGCCCAGCCTGTTGCCAGCCATCGACGTCGCGATTGCCGAAGGCAATGCCGTTGTCGTCCAGCTCGTCTCCACCGCAGAAGCCATGCTCGACCGGCGGCTTGCCGACCTGTCCGACGAGGAACGGGAAGCGCTGGAAATCGACCTGTCGCCGCGGGAATATGTGATCGACTACCTCGCCAAGAGCTTTCCCGTTCGCCTGATGGCCGTCTTCACCGATGAAAACGGCAATCCTCGCTCCGAGCCGATGATCGACGAACGCGGCGTGCCGGTGCTCTGCCGATCGGCGCTGGCCGCACGCGACCGGATGATCGAGCAGCTCTGCGCCTTGCCGCCGATCACGACCGCGCTCGATGCCATCATCGAACGCTTCGGCGTTGACCAGGTGGCGGAAGTCACCGGCCGGACACGTCGGCTCATCATCGGCCATGACGGTCGTCAGAAGCTTCAGTCCCGGTCACCGCGCGCCAATGTCGCTGAGACCCAGGCATTCATGGACGGCTCCAAGCGTATCCTCGTGTTCTCGGATGCCGGAGGAACCGGACGCAGCTACCATGCCGATCTGGCCGCGAAGAACCAAGCCCGCCGCGTCCACTTCCTGCTTGAGCCGGGCTGGCGGGCGGACGCTGCAATCCAAGGGCTCGGGCGGACCAATCGCACCAACCAGGCGTCGGCGCCACTGTTCAGGCCGGTGACGACCGATGTACGCGGCGAGCGCCGGTTCATCTCGACGATTGCGCGGCGCCTCGACAGCCTCGGTGCCTTGACGCGCGGGCAGCGCCAGACCGGCGGTCAGAACCTCTTCGACCCGGCCGACAATCTCGAAAGCAACTACGCCAAGGATGCGCTCCATCGCTGGTTCGGGCTTTTGTTCACCGGCAAGCTCGAAGCGGTCAGCTTGGGCTGCTTCCAGGAGCTGACAGGTCTCAGGATCGAAGCCCCTGACGGCTCCATGGTCGATGACCTGCCGTCGATCCAGCGGTGGCTCAATCGGATACTTGCGCTGCCGATTGCCCTGCAGAACGCGATCTTCGACGAGTTCATGGGGCTGGTTGAAGCGCGCATCGATGCCGCCCGTCAGGCCGGGACACTCGATCTTGGCCTCGAGACCATCGCGGTCGAGGACTTTACGGTCCTGTCGGACACGCTGCTGCGCACGGATCCCGCGTCGGGTGCCACAACCCATCTGCTGGAACTGGAAATTGCCCGGGCCCTGAAGCCGCTGACGCTGAAGCGGCTCGAAGAGCTTCACGGCCTCGCTTGGCAGCGGCAACGGCCTGTTCGGAACGCCCGTTCAGGCCGGGTTGCCCTGCTCGTGCCTGCCCGCAGCATTCTTGCTGATGACGGCACCCGCGTTTCCCGCTTCGAGCTGCTGCGCCCGCTGAAGCGCAGCCACATCACCGAGGATCAGCTGGCTGAAAGCAGTTGGGAGGCAATCTCCGTCGATGCATTCCGTGGGGCGTGGACCGCCGAGGTCCATGAAGCGCGGTCGAGCCACAAGCGCGAGCGCCTCTATCTTGCGACCGGCCTCCTGCTGCCAGTCTGGGACAAGCTACCGTCGGATTACGTGAGGGTCAGCCGCATCTCGGCGGCGGATGGCCGGTCGCTCCTTGGCCGGGAGGTTCCTGTCCATTGTGTTCCTGAGCTGTGCCGGGCGCTGGGTTTGGAACGCGAGCAAACGCTCTCCGCCGATGACATCGTCCAGACCGTCCTGGCAACGGGGCGAGCCACGGAATTCGCAGGCCGCGAGCAGATCATGGTCAAGCGCAGCCTGGTCAATGGCTCGCAGCGGATTGAATTGACCGGATGGAGCGCGACTCGTCTTGACTGGTACAAGGCGCAAGGCTGCTTCACGGAGATCATTCGCTACCAGACGCGTCTGTTTGTGCCGATCGAGGGCGCAGCGAGCGTGATTGCCAGGTTGGCGCCATCCGCATGAAATATTGCCAAATGGCATTAAAGTTTTTATATGATGCCATTTGGAGAAATGCCATGCTGGCTCTGCAACCCGTTGATACTGCCGTTGCCGCATTCCGTCCCGACCCGATTACACAGGACGAGGCAGCTGCCATGTTCCGGGCAGTACTCAAACTGTTTGGCAAATGGGAGCTGACCGACGAGCAGGCTGCAACGCTGCTCGACATGCCGGTGCGCTCCTATCGCCGATGGAAGGCAGAAGGCCCCGGGCGCATCTCGCGCGATGGGCGTGCGCGTCTGTCCAACCTCATGGGCATCCACAAGGCGCTTCGGATCATCTTCTCGGAAGGCTCGCGCGGTTATGCCTGGATCAGGTCGGCCAATGAAGCGTTTGGTGGAGCCAGTGCGCTCGACGTGATGCTAGAGGGCGAACTCACCGACATCATGCGGGTGCGTCGCTACCTCGACGCAGAGCGCGGTGGCTGGTGAACGAAACGGCGGATATCCCGGTTTCCCGAGTTGAGTGGGACGGCGCTGTCAGGATTATCCGCAGTGCCTTTCCGCCGATCGACCTGTTCGAGGACATCGCTGATCCAGCCGACTGGCCGCTGCTGATCTCGGCGGAGCAGAAGACCAATCCCCGCATCATGGCGACGATTGGCAATCTGGATCTGGTCCCTGTCGATCGCCGCGTCGGCGGCAGCGGCGCCACCTTCCTCATGGCGCCATTCACTCACGTCAGCACCGACAGGCCGAGCCGCTTCACCGATGGCAGTTATGGCGTGCTCTATGTCGGCGACCGTTTCGAGACTGCACTGTTCGAGACGATCCATCATCATGCCCGCTTCATGGCGCGAACCAGGGAAGCACCTGGCTGGAGCTCGCAGTTCCGCGAGATCGTCATGTCGGTCGAAGCTGACCTCCACGAGTTGCGATCCGCCGTGGGAGAACCGGTTGCGGCGCTCGATCCCGATAGCTACGCCGCATCCCAGGCGCTGGCACGCGCCTTGAGGGGCGCAGGATCGGACGGCATAGCCTTCCCAAGCGTCCGTCATCCCGATGGTGAATGCGTCGGGCTCTTCTACCCGGACTGCGCATCGAACCCCACTCAGGGACGGCACCTCGATTATCACTGGGATGGCGAGCGCGTTGATTTAGTCCGGGATGCAGGATCTGGAGCTGTTTTCCGCATCATCGAAGTGCCTCGAAATCATTGACTGGGTTGCTTTCCCTATGAGCAGCACTCCTTTCAGCATGTCGATCTGATCCAGAGCGGGCCAACATTCAGATTCCTGTCACGGCATCGACGCTCTGCTTTCGCATGACGTGGAATTCCGCAAAGTTATGGCCGCGCAACCTCCCTTCTTGGTTTAACAGGACTTATGCCGGTACGCCGCAGGTTTACGCTTTCGTCTCGAAGGCCTTGCGAGGGTGCAGGAATTCTCCAGATTAGCCTTGGCATGCGACCATATCAGGCTGCCGTCGGAGGCTCTTGTCGTGACAAGCAATCCATGTCTTGCGCTAGCCCATCAATCGTGTTGCGAAGACCGGGCCACAGGTGTCTCGTCACCGATCGCCTTCAACCGCTCCAAGGCTGAACACAGATCGATCCCGACCGTGGCAAGGCCTGAGGTATCTGCCAGTGCGAGAGCCTCTTCAATCAGCGCAATCAGATATGAAATCGTCCCGTCATCATGATGATTTGAGCGGGCTGCTGCAGAAGCATCTATTTCAAGTTGATAGCCTATTTCCATGGAGTTCAGATCGTCAAGAATTCGCGAGCCCATCGTAGATCTCCTTCGGGAAGCAAGGATCAGGCAACTTATCAATTTTAGTCTGGTTTTTCGTCCGGCCGGCCATTTGACATCGCTCTCGTATGCTCGCCCTATCCGTGCAGTGGTCACACTGAACCGACGCTGAGCCTCGATCGTCATGGACGCCCCGGCAAGTCAGGGAGGAAGCATGTTCAGAAGCGCGCCATCAAACGCATCGAGCGCGGGGTAATGATTTTCCTGATGAGAGGTGACCCTCCCGTTGCGGCCAATATCGCCATCTTGGACTGCCCACGCGGACAAGTCCTGAAGAACCAAAGCGCCATAGGCTGGCGGGGCGTCTTTCAGGGCTGCAGTCATCCGCCCCCTCCTTCTTGGATTTCGCCTATTCCCAAACCAACACCGATTTTCCGCAAAGCCTGCATGATAAAGGCTTCACGCGCACCAGGAGCCAGATCCAGGGTCCCCATGGCATCAGATCGAAGCAGGCTTACCATTCCATGCAGGCTCGACCATGCAAATAGCGCCTCATTGTCGATTGCCTCACGCTCGGGCGTGACCCCTCGTGCCGTGGCTAGGCGTATCAAAGCCGCGCGCAGCACTTCGAAGGCCTCTCGCGCACCGTGCATCATGTCCGGATGGGCCTCGGGCTCGGGAAGGCTGCCACCGAACATCAAGCGATATTTGAGCGGCTCTCTTAGGG includes the following:
- a CDS encoding TetR/AcrR family transcriptional regulator; translated protein: MHDGIALREACLAEALAIINSEGVEKLSLRDVARRLGVSHQAPYRHFPSRDHLLAEIVRQAFADFADALRAVPCSHDPAADTLAMGFAYIGFALREPLKYRLMFGGSLPEPEAHPDMMHGAREAFEVLRAALIRLATARGVTPEREAIDNEALFAWSSLHGMVSLLRSDAMGTLDLAPGAREAFIMQALRKIGVGLGIGEIQEGGGG
- a CDS encoding RES family NAD+ phosphorylase translates to MNETADIPVSRVEWDGAVRIIRSAFPPIDLFEDIADPADWPLLISAEQKTNPRIMATIGNLDLVPVDRRVGGSGATFLMAPFTHVSTDRPSRFTDGSYGVLYVGDRFETALFETIHHHARFMARTREAPGWSSQFREIVMSVEADLHELRSAVGEPVAALDPDSYAASQALARALRGAGSDGIAFPSVRHPDGECVGLFYPDCASNPTQGRHLDYHWDGERVDLVRDAGSGAVFRIIEVPRNH
- a CDS encoding bifunctional class I SAM-dependent methyltransferase/DEAD/DEAH box helicase, whose product is MSNSSLAFAFDDPSPPVVLMAAQTMASELAAGCVLTRSDVTRIMTDHFGGSDACGRWSVRDAHAALELAQVQYLKASDQIRLSTSADEADQFFCSLDARLPTQTNRSDEQMEWQQFATPPRLAWLAARACAPVAGELVLEPSAGTGMLAVWAAKAGSRLALNEISPLRRDCLNAVFPTARVTGHDAELIDELLDPAITPTVVLMNPPYSHGIERGHDSRTGSRHLRSAWKRLASGGRLVAIMPEWFDCANFLAGLKGPISLRLNAAVERAFVRQGTGITTRLLVLDKVGGSHEPVIIRTSNFRQLVDLVDALPDRTSLEAVTEQLSLPARTPFRLVAALRRPLPTPARITPSASAIVSLTYLSLEAPAPLAPQVGHYLPYRPSRIVIDGAAEHPTPLVESVAMGSIVAPMPEAVPQLPDGLVAKGLLSAAQAETLIYAASAHARDLPGRFEPEGRGCLLKASAEGQMYRQGYFLGDGTGAGKGRQVASVILDRWVRGERRHIWISKNEALLEDARRDWAALGGLPIDIQPLASWKLGTPIAMHEGILFVTYPTLRSGRNDATRLDQILAWAGDDFEGVIVFDEAHAMANAAGGEGSRGKVKGSEQGIAGVRLQNLLPRARVLYASATGASDVNNLAYATRLGLWGPETAFANREAFVADIRDGGIAAMELVARDLKSLGLYTARALSFAGVEYDILEHCLSEDQIAVYDAYAEAWAIIHANLRDALEATRIVDSETGGTLNSGAKSAALSIFEGTKQRFFAQLLLSMKLPSLLPAIDVAIAEGNAVVVQLVSTAEAMLDRRLADLSDEEREALEIDLSPREYVIDYLAKSFPVRLMAVFTDENGNPRSEPMIDERGVPVLCRSALAARDRMIEQLCALPPITTALDAIIERFGVDQVAEVTGRTRRLIIGHDGRQKLQSRSPRANVAETQAFMDGSKRILVFSDAGGTGRSYHADLAAKNQARRVHFLLEPGWRADAAIQGLGRTNRTNQASAPLFRPVTTDVRGERRFISTIARRLDSLGALTRGQRQTGGQNLFDPADNLESNYAKDALHRWFGLLFTGKLEAVSLGCFQELTGLRIEAPDGSMVDDLPSIQRWLNRILALPIALQNAIFDEFMGLVEARIDAARQAGTLDLGLETIAVEDFTVLSDTLLRTDPASGATTHLLELEIARALKPLTLKRLEELHGLAWQRQRPVRNARSGRVALLVPARSILADDGTRVSRFELLRPLKRSHITEDQLAESSWEAISVDAFRGAWTAEVHEARSSHKRERLYLATGLLLPVWDKLPSDYVRVSRISAADGRSLLGREVPVHCVPELCRALGLEREQTLSADDIVQTVLATGRATEFAGREQIMVKRSLVNGSQRIELTGWSATRLDWYKAQGCFTEIIRYQTRLFVPIEGAASVIARLAPSA
- a CDS encoding MbcA/ParS/Xre antitoxin family protein, with product MLALQPVDTAVAAFRPDPITQDEAAAMFRAVLKLFGKWELTDEQAATLLDMPVRSYRRWKAEGPGRISRDGRARLSNLMGIHKALRIIFSEGSRGYAWIRSANEAFGGASALDVMLEGELTDIMRVRRYLDAERGGW